The following proteins are co-located in the Moraxella nasovis genome:
- a CDS encoding HU family DNA-binding protein: MQQAINRSDLIADLASVCDNLEESIVDEAVREMFGIMVDCLSKDGRIEIRGFGSFCLHHREARQARNPKTGQVVAVQAKSVPHFKPGKALRESVNLINDE, translated from the coding sequence ATGCAACAAGCTATAAACAGGTCAGATTTGATAGCTGATCTGGCGTCCGTCTGTGATAATCTAGAAGAAAGCATTGTAGATGAAGCAGTTCGAGAGATGTTCGGAATTATGGTAGATTGCCTATCTAAAGATGGGCGAATTGAGATTCGAGGATTTGGCAGTTTTTGCTTGCACCATCGAGAAGCCAGACAAGCACGCAATCCTAAAACAGGGCAAGTAGTAGCAGTACAAGCGAAATCTGTGCCACACTTTAAGCCTGGAAAGGCACTGCGTGAATCGGTCAACTTAATAAATGATGAATAA
- a CDS encoding LapA family protein: MHIVLIILLTVVFAYSIALVLINNSEVAVNLMFSNVPSMNLGLLLVITIFLGVLIGILLALLLFKVPQNKWEISRLRKELQTTQTQLSEANATIARQNTLLEAAPPVISGVADVHNTTTTPRDVL; encoded by the coding sequence ATGCATATTGTATTAATAATTTTATTGACAGTGGTTTTTGCTTATTCTATCGCTCTTGTGCTTATCAATAATAGCGAAGTGGCAGTTAATTTAATGTTCTCAAATGTGCCTTCAATGAATTTGGGATTGCTTTTGGTGATCACCATCTTTTTGGGTGTATTAATCGGTATTTTACTGGCACTATTGCTCTTTAAAGTACCTCAAAACAAGTGGGAAATTAGCCGCCTAAGAAAAGAACTTCAAACAACCCAAACCCAGCTTTCTGAAGCTAATGCAACGATTGCTCGTCAAAATACACTGCTTGAAGCTGCACCACCTGTCATCTCTGGCGTTGCTGATGTTCATAATACGACCACAACACCTCGAGATGTTTTATGA
- the pyrF gene encoding orotidine-5'-phosphate decarboxylase, with the protein MNTVTASPIIVAVDKHDLSSALALADSLDPSLCRLKVGKELFTACGPSVVQALHDRGFDVFLDLKFHDIPNTTAQAVLAAADMGVWMVNVHAMIGSDAMSLCKSRLVNGGYDTLLIAVTVLTSMTQEVLQSLGVLSPLDEQVLRLAKLSQISGLDGVVCSAQEAVALKSSLGTDFKLVTPGIRLANDDNNDQKRICTPSEALKNGSDFLVIGRSITTASHPTDKLKLILADL; encoded by the coding sequence ATGAATACGGTCACTGCATCTCCAATCATCGTTGCTGTAGATAAGCATGATCTATCCAGTGCCTTAGCGTTAGCAGATAGCTTAGATCCCAGTCTTTGCCGACTAAAGGTGGGTAAAGAGCTGTTTACAGCCTGTGGGCCTAGCGTGGTTCAGGCATTGCATGACCGCGGCTTTGATGTGTTCTTGGATCTAAAATTTCACGACATTCCAAATACCACCGCCCAAGCGGTGTTAGCAGCTGCAGATATGGGCGTTTGGATGGTGAATGTTCATGCGATGATTGGTTCTGATGCTATGTCTTTATGCAAATCTCGCCTTGTGAATGGTGGTTATGATACGCTACTTATTGCTGTTACGGTTTTGACGTCTATGACCCAAGAGGTGCTACAAAGTTTAGGTGTATTAAGCCCTTTAGATGAGCAAGTTTTACGATTGGCAAAATTAAGCCAAATATCAGGTCTTGATGGTGTCGTATGCTCAGCCCAAGAAGCGGTCGCCCTAAAATCGTCATTAGGTACTGATTTTAAGCTTGTTACGCCTGGTATTCGCTTGGCAAACGATGATAATAATGATCAAAAACGCATCTGCACGCCAAGTGAAGCATTAAAAAACGGCTCAGATTTTTTGGTGATTGGGCGTTCTATCACGACAGCTAGTCATCCTACGGATAAATTAAAACTAATTTTAGCTGATTTGTAA
- the queA gene encoding tRNA preQ1(34) S-adenosylmethionine ribosyltransferase-isomerase QueA, whose translation MNKPLLTTDFDYHLPDELIARYPLAVRSSSRLLHVKGENLTDLQFSDLPNLLNKGDLLVLNDTKVMKARLFGVKDTGGAVEVLIERITDHEKHIAHCHVRSSRALKVGQKVHLADGQMTATMCGRSENLFILQFDKPILNDLDKYGQMPIPPYFERTADDTDDTCYQTVFHDPAKQASVAAPTASLHFDDDTLQALTDKGVQIAFVTLHVGAGTFAPVKTDDLTDHIMHAEYAHLPQATADKINATKANGGQVIAVGTTVTRVLETAHLHRKDGRLSEFMGDTQIFIYPPYDFGVVDRLITNFHLPKSTLLMLVSAFAGVDNIKQAYAHAISQEYRFFSYGDAMLLDKHN comes from the coding sequence ATGAATAAGCCACTTCTTACCACCGATTTTGATTACCATTTGCCTGATGAACTCATCGCTCGCTATCCGTTGGCGGTGCGTTCTAGTTCTCGCCTGCTTCATGTCAAGGGCGAAAATTTGACCGATTTGCAATTTAGCGATTTGCCAAATCTGCTGAATAAGGGCGACCTACTTGTTCTAAACGACACCAAAGTCATGAAAGCTCGGCTGTTTGGGGTCAAAGACACGGGCGGTGCGGTGGAAGTCTTAATTGAGCGTATCACCGACCACGAAAAGCACATCGCCCATTGCCATGTACGCTCAAGCCGTGCGTTGAAAGTCGGGCAAAAAGTGCATTTGGCGGACGGGCAAATGACGGCAACGATGTGTGGGCGTAGTGAGAATTTGTTTATTTTGCAATTTGACAAGCCGATTTTAAATGATTTGGACAAATACGGACAAATGCCCATTCCGCCTTATTTTGAACGCACGGCTGACGACACAGACGACACGTGCTATCAGACGGTATTTCATGATCCTGCCAAACAGGCAAGCGTTGCCGCCCCCACGGCAAGCCTGCATTTTGATGATGATACCTTGCAAGCCTTGACGGATAAAGGTGTACAGATTGCTTTTGTAACGCTACACGTTGGGGCTGGTACGTTCGCCCCTGTCAAGACGGACGATTTAACCGACCACATCATGCACGCCGAATACGCCCATCTGCCACAAGCGACCGCTGATAAAATCAACGCCACAAAAGCAAATGGCGGACAAGTTATAGCCGTTGGCACAACGGTAACTCGTGTGCTAGAAACCGCCCATTTACACCGAAAAGACGGCAGGCTTAGTGAGTTTATGGGCGACACGCAGATTTTTATTTATCCGCCTTATGATTTTGGCGTGGTGGATAGGCTCATTACCAATTTTCATTTGCCAAAATCCACGCTACTTATGCTCGTCTCGGCATTTGCAGGCGTCGATAATATCAAACAGGCTTATGCTCATGCCATATCACAAGAATATCGCTTTTTCAGCTATGGCGATGCTATGCTACTTGATAAACATAACTAA
- a CDS encoding NnrS family protein, giving the protein MLVNIQNTAPRPTSPHPILNLGFRVFFVGSAVFAIVSMLLWFAVLQGFAPFNGTLNPFYWHGHEMVFGYALAVIAGFLLTAVKTWTGQMMPYGYHLGAIFGAWAVSRLLWLGLHATPSVAMLAIAFVFDMIFWGMTAYSVIKAVWVARQKRQIGIVAKLTLLMLANIAFYAGAFLNQLTIQKISLYLALYLVIGVVFTIVRRVLPFFIVKGVSVNHDGKPNGLNIEQKNSTLLDRANLFGFFGFIIFDLFVKQPIIAGVFALICLIANLARLKNWYHTAIWQKPLLWSLVIAFFGMTMSLAFFVVLPFIHTSLNLHSLGLHGLALFGVGLMTVSMMARVSLGHTGRNIHKPPKTVFAIFIFMIISALCRVILPMFGGDYITWIGVSQMAWIVSFGLFCVSYIGILAKPRTDGLFG; this is encoded by the coding sequence ATGCTTGTGAATATCCAAAACACCGCCCCACGTCCGACATCGCCACACCCCATTTTAAATTTGGGCTTTCGTGTATTTTTTGTGGGGTCGGCGGTTTTTGCTATTGTTTCTATGTTGCTGTGGTTTGCGGTTTTGCAGGGATTTGCTCCGTTTAACGGCACGCTAAACCCCTTTTATTGGCATGGGCATGAGATGGTTTTTGGTTATGCACTCGCAGTCATTGCAGGATTTTTATTAACCGCTGTCAAGACGTGGACGGGTCAGATGATGCCCTACGGCTATCATTTGGGGGCGATATTTGGGGCATGGGCGGTGTCTCGGCTTCTTTGGCTTGGGCTACACGCCACGCCAAGCGTTGCCATGCTCGCTATCGCCTTTGTCTTTGACATGATATTTTGGGGCATGACGGCGTACTCGGTCATCAAAGCGGTCTGGGTCGCTCGCCAAAAACGCCAAATCGGTATCGTTGCCAAACTTACGCTTTTAATGCTTGCCAACATCGCTTTTTATGCTGGGGCGTTTTTAAATCAATTAACCATACAAAAGATTTCGCTATATTTGGCATTATACCTTGTGATTGGTGTGGTGTTTACCATTGTCAGACGAGTGCTGCCATTTTTTATTGTCAAAGGTGTGAGCGTAAATCATGACGGCAAGCCAAACGGCTTAAATATAGAACAAAAAAATTCCACGTTATTAGACAGAGCCAATTTATTTGGATTTTTTGGCTTTATCATTTTTGATTTGTTTGTCAAACAGCCCATCATCGCAGGCGTGTTTGCACTTATTTGCTTAATTGCTAATTTAGCACGGCTAAAAAATTGGTATCACACCGCCATTTGGCAAAAACCCCTTTTATGGTCGCTTGTGATTGCCTTTTTTGGCATGACGATGAGTTTGGCGTTTTTTGTGGTGTTGCCATTTATCCACACTTCACTCAATCTGCATTCACTTGGCTTGCACGGCTTGGCGTTGTTTGGCGTAGGCTTAATGACGGTGTCTATGATGGCTCGTGTGTCGCTTGGACATACAGGGCGAAATATTCACAAACCACCAAAAACGGTCTTTGCGATTTTTATTTTTATGATAATATCCGCCCTGTGCCGTGTGATTTTGCCGATGTTTGGCGGTGATTATATAACGTGGATTGGGGTGTCGCAGATGGCGTGGATTGTGTCGTTTGGGCTATTTTGTGTGTCCTATATTGGCATTTTGGCAAAGCCACGCACCGATGGGCTGTTTGGTTGA
- a CDS encoding Mrp/NBP35 family ATP-binding protein, with protein MFNPFKKKITIGMNDIDKVLSDFKLYQEPLSAFIDNKELQGDTLNIALKVHKDANQAELEKVYHDLRARLHLIGVAEVNLNVILSDKVAPLTGQKNTVQNFTPNTSISKIPTQTPNPDDKPTKEPPKQSDIAPHPRIRHIIVVASGKGGVGKSTTTVNVALALQKLGRRVGILDADIYGPSIPDMLGAADKKPSVENDQFVPIDIDGIAMLSIGNLIETANTPIAWRGIKATGALMQLYNQTNWPNLDYLIIDMPPGTGDIQLTLAQRIPVTGAIIVTTPQHIALLDAQKGIEMFVKTDIPVIGVVENMALHTCSHCGQVDAIFGADGGANLADEYQVPLLGQLPIATQIRTQMDKGVPSVKAGDEFAQFYEIIAKNIDNGIAKFDKGVSDRIF; from the coding sequence ATGTTTAATCCCTTTAAAAAGAAAATAACCATCGGCATGAATGACATTGATAAAGTGCTATCGGATTTTAAGCTATATCAAGAGCCTTTATCGGCGTTCATTGATAATAAAGAATTGCAAGGCGACACGCTAAACATCGCCCTAAAAGTGCATAAAGATGCCAATCAAGCTGAGCTTGAAAAAGTGTATCACGATCTGCGGGCGAGACTGCATTTAATCGGTGTGGCGGAAGTGAATCTAAATGTGATTTTATCTGATAAAGTCGCCCCCTTGACTGGACAAAAAAACACGGTACAAAATTTTACTCCCAACACTAGCATAAGCAAAATCCCAACTCAAACCCCAAACCCAGACGATAAGCCCACCAAAGAACCCCCTAAGCAGTCTGACATCGCCCCGCACCCACGCATTCGTCATATTATCGTTGTGGCTTCGGGTAAAGGCGGTGTGGGCAAGTCCACAACAACGGTCAATGTGGCATTGGCATTACAAAAGCTGGGGCGGCGAGTGGGTATATTAGATGCTGATATCTATGGTCCTAGCATTCCTGATATGCTTGGCGCGGCGGACAAAAAGCCAAGCGTTGAGAATGATCAGTTTGTGCCAATTGATATTGATGGCATTGCTATGCTGTCTATCGGCAATCTAATCGAGACAGCAAACACACCTATAGCGTGGCGTGGCATTAAGGCAACAGGGGCATTAATGCAGTTATATAATCAGACAAATTGGCCAAATCTGGATTATCTCATCATCGATATGCCACCTGGAACAGGCGATATTCAACTCACCTTAGCTCAGCGTATTCCAGTGACAGGAGCGATTATCGTGACAACGCCACAGCATATTGCACTGTTAGATGCCCAAAAAGGCATTGAGATGTTTGTTAAAACTGACATTCCTGTGATTGGTGTGGTGGAAAATATGGCGTTACACACTTGCAGTCATTGTGGTCAAGTCGATGCTATTTTTGGGGCAGATGGCGGAGCAAACTTAGCCGATGAGTATCAAGTGCCACTGCTTGGACAACTGCCTATCGCTACCCAAATTCGCACCCAAATGGATAAGGGTGTGCCAAGTGTAAAAGCGGGTGATGAGTTTGCTCAATTTTATGAGATTATTGCCAAAAATATTGACAACGGTATCGCTAAGTTTGATAAAGGGGTGAGTGATCGCATTTTTTGA
- the dcd gene encoding dCTP deaminase — protein sequence MSIKSDRWIRQMATKHEMITPFEPSQVRHNQNGEKIVSFGTSSYGYDVRCAGEFKVFTNVHSAIVDPKNFDEKSFIDVVGDECIIPPNSFALARTVEYFKIPRDVLTICLGKSTYARCGIIVNVTPLEPEWEGHVTLEFSNTTNLPARIYAGEGVAQMLFLQSDSDDVCEVSYKDRGGKYQGQTGVTLPKA from the coding sequence ATGTCTATTAAGTCCGACCGCTGGATTCGCCAAATGGCGACTAAGCATGAGATGATTACCCCTTTTGAGCCAAGTCAAGTTCGCCATAATCAAAATGGTGAAAAAATCGTCAGTTTTGGGACGTCAAGTTATGGCTATGATGTTCGCTGTGCAGGCGAGTTTAAGGTATTTACCAACGTGCATTCAGCCATCGTAGATCCAAAAAACTTCGATGAAAAAAGTTTTATTGATGTGGTGGGTGATGAATGTATCATTCCGCCCAACTCATTTGCCTTGGCACGCACGGTGGAATATTTTAAGATTCCAAGAGATGTTTTGACCATCTGTCTTGGTAAGTCTACTTATGCACGCTGTGGTATTATTGTTAATGTAACGCCGCTTGAACCTGAGTGGGAAGGGCATGTTACCTTAGAATTTAGTAACACGACCAATCTACCTGCTCGTATCTATGCAGGCGAAGGTGTGGCACAAATGCTATTTTTGCAGTCAGATTCTGATGATGTGTGCGAAGTGTCATATAAAGACCGTGGCGGTAAATACCAAGGGCAGACAGGGGTTACTTTGCCAAAAGCCTAA
- the ppk2 gene encoding polyphosphate kinase 2: protein MTTTPKAPTRRRTTTTRKAAASKATVAKKSTPKEPDNTATAVKTADIGEYRDDFPDTLSRLEELVRHASNDDLVEIGQRLSEYLPNTNVANQLSREMRGNKGKDMELANDWRNGVYPYKNRMSRKNYEAQKYKLQIELLKLQRHVKETGQKIVILFEGRDAAGKGGTIKRFMEHLNPRGARVVALEKPTETERGQWYFQRYVRTLPTSGEIVLFDRSWYNRAVVERVMGFCTDDEYHTFMGQVPLFEKMLVESGITLIKFWFSVSREEQRIRFERREHDPLKQWKLSPVDKASLDKWSDYTAAKEAMFFETDISESPWIVIKSDCKKRARLNAMRYVLNKLNYEGKDNEQIGNIDPLIVGRAGALYETDEHLDLLNRPKK, encoded by the coding sequence ATGACAACCACCCCAAAAGCTCCAACTCGGCGTAGAACCACCACGACAAGAAAAGCAGCTGCATCAAAGGCGACCGTCGCCAAAAAATCCACGCCAAAAGAGCCTGATAATACTGCCACTGCCGTAAAGACAGCTGACATTGGGGAATATCGTGATGATTTCCCAGATACGCTTAGCCGTCTAGAAGAGCTGGTGCGTCATGCTAGCAATGATGATTTGGTGGAAATCGGTCAGCGTCTGTCTGAATATCTACCAAATACCAATGTCGCCAACCAACTCAGTAGAGAAATGCGTGGCAATAAAGGCAAGGATATGGAGCTTGCCAATGATTGGCGAAATGGCGTGTATCCTTATAAAAACCGCATGAGTCGTAAAAATTACGAAGCCCAAAAATACAAACTTCAAATTGAACTGCTTAAGCTACAACGCCATGTTAAAGAAACTGGACAAAAAATCGTTATTTTATTTGAAGGGCGGGACGCCGCTGGTAAAGGCGGTACGATCAAACGCTTTATGGAGCATCTAAACCCACGTGGTGCTAGAGTTGTCGCTTTAGAAAAACCCACCGAAACTGAACGTGGTCAATGGTATTTCCAGCGTTATGTCAGAACCCTACCAACTTCAGGCGAGATTGTCTTATTTGACCGTTCTTGGTATAACCGTGCGGTTGTTGAACGTGTCATGGGCTTTTGTACTGATGATGAATACCACACCTTTATGGGGCAAGTGCCTTTATTTGAAAAAATGCTGGTAGAATCTGGCATTACACTCATTAAATTTTGGTTCTCGGTTAGTCGTGAAGAGCAGCGTATCCGCTTTGAACGTCGTGAGCATGACCCTTTAAAACAGTGGAAACTATCGCCTGTTGATAAAGCATCACTTGATAAATGGAGCGACTACACCGCAGCCAAAGAAGCCATGTTTTTTGAGACAGACATCAGCGAATCGCCTTGGATTGTAATTAAATCCGACTGTAAAAAACGTGCCAGACTAAACGCCATGCGTTATGTGCTAAACAAGTTAAACTACGAAGGCAAGGATAACGAACAAATTGGCAATATCGATCCTTTAATCGTGGGTCGCGCTGGTGCGTTATACGAAACTGATGAACACCTAGATCTGTTGAACAGACCCAAAAAATAA